Proteins encoded in a region of the Rutidosis leptorrhynchoides isolate AG116_Rl617_1_P2 chromosome 9, CSIRO_AGI_Rlap_v1, whole genome shotgun sequence genome:
- the LOC139866169 gene encoding oxalate--CoA ligase-like isoform X2 gives METLTGLLKHIADTFPDRRAISVSGKFDITHLRLNQLIEHAASSLVTAGVKPNDVVALTFPNTVEYVIMFLAVIRVRATAAPLNQAYTADEFEFYLSDSDSKLLLTAKEGNAAAESAAAKIGIRHVTATLHEVESGIQLSTASESDPDEAAKNIINEPSDVALFLHTSGTTSRPKGVPLTQINLFSSVKNIKSVYKLTESDSTVIVLPLFHVHGLLAGLLSSLGAGAAVTLPAAGRFSATTFWPDMIKYNATWYTAVPTIHQIILDRHLSKPEPVYPNLRFIRSCSASLAPSIMARLEEAFGAPVLEAYAMTEATHLMSSNPLPENGPHVPGSVGKPVGQEMAILDENGVEQKAGANGEICIRGPNVTSGYKNNPEANKSAFLFGWFHTGDIGFFDSNGYLHLVGRIKELINRGGEKISPIEVDAVLLSHPDVAQAVCFGVPDDKYGEEINCAVIPREGSNLDEEEVSRFCKKNLAAFKVPKKVFITDYVPKTATGKIQRRIVAEHFLTRISTAKVPKFGA, from the exons ATGGAAACCTTAACCGGTCTACTAAAACACATAGCCGATACTTTTCCCGATCGCCGTGCCATCTCCGTTTCCGGCAAATTTGATATAACTCACCTTCGCCTCAATCAGTTAATCGAACACGCTGCTAGTTCTCTCGTAACCGCTGGTGTTAAACCAAACGACGTCGTTGCACTCACTTTTCCAAACACCGTCGAG TATGTGATCATGTTTTTGGCGGTTATTAGAGTACGAGCGACGGCGGCGCCGCTTAATCAAGCGTACACGGCCGATGAATTCGAGTTTTATTTATCGGATTCTGATTCTAAACTTTTGCTAACAGCAAAAGAAGGAAACGCAGCTGCAGAATCAGCTGCCGCGAAAATCGGAATCCGTCACGTGACTGCCACGTTGCACGAGGTTGAATCAGGTATCCAACTCTCAACAGCAtcagaatcggatcctgatgaagcagcgaaaaataTCATTAACGAGCCCTCTGACGTGGCACTTTTCCTTCACACTTCTGGAACAACTAGTCGCCCGAAAGGGGTTCCGCTGACTCAAATAAATTTATTTTCAtcggtcaaaaatattaaatcggttTATAAACTCACTGAGTCCGACTCGACTGTCATTGTTCTTCCGTTATTCCACGTTCACGGTTTACTAGCCGGGTTACTGAGTTCACTCGGTGCCGGAGCTGCCGTGACTTTGCCGGCAGCTGGCAGATTCTCTGCTACCACCTTTTGGCCAGACATGATTAAATATAATGCTACGTGGTACACTGCGGTCCCCACTATCCACCAAATTATTTTGGATCGACATTTATCAAAACCAGAACCCGTGTACCCGAACCTTAGATTTATTCGTAGCTGTAGTGCGTCGCTTGCCCCGAGCATTATGGCTCGGCTTGAGGAGGCGTTTGGAGCTCCGGTTTTGGAAGCGTATGCGATGACTGAAGCGACACATCTTATGTCGTCTAACCCGTTACCTGAAAACGGGCCACATGTTCCTGGGTCGGTTGGGAAACCCGTGGGTCAAGAAATGGCAATTTTGGACGAAAATGGTGTGGAGCAAAAGGCTGGGGCGAATGGTGAGATTTGTATTCGGGGCCCGAATGTTACGAGTGGGTATAAAAATAACCCGGAAGCCAACAAATCGGCTTTTTTGTTCGGTTGGTTTCATACTGGTGATATCGGGTTTTTCGACTCTAATGGATACTTGCATCTTGTGGGCCGGATCAAGGAATTAATCAACCGAGGAG ggGAGAAGATATCACCTATTGAGGTGGATGCAGTTCTCTTGTCGCACCCTGACGTGGCCCAAGCCGTATGCTTTGGTGTGCCCGATGACAAATATGGTGAAGAG ATAAATTGTGCAGTGATACCAAGAGAGGGGTCGAATCTTGACGAGGAAGAGGTGTCGAGATTCTGCAAGAAAAATCTTGCTGCATTCAAGGTTCCTAAGAAGGTTTTCATCACTGATTATGTACCAAAAACAGCTACAGGGAAGATTCAAAGGAGGATTGTAGCAGAACACTTCCTTACACGTATTTCAACTGCTAAAGTTCCCAAGTTTGGAGCTTAA